In the genome of Dyadobacter fermentans DSM 18053, the window AGGAATTACTGACCCCGTGGTTCTCTCAAACCAGGCCAAAGGTTCGCTGGTAAATAAAAAGCAGGTTTTACAACAGGCGCTTTACGGCCGGTTCTGTGAGCGTCACCGCTTTATGTTAAAGTTGCTCACACAGACAATGGGCGCCCTGGAAAAGCTCATCGAACAACTTGACCAGCAGATTGAACTTTGCCTGGCCGGTAAGCAGGCCGAGCTCGCACTACTGCAAACCATCCCAGGCGTATCCAGGCAATCAGCTATTGGTATCGTTTCCGAGATCGGTCTGGACATGTCCCAGTTTATCTCAGACAAGCACCTGGCTTCTTGGGCAGGGGTATGCCCAGGCAACAACGAGAGTGCAGGAAAAGTAAGATCGGCAAGGACCACCCATGGCAACACCTATTTGAAAACAACATTGATCGAAGCAGCCTGGGCGGCAAGCCATACGATGAATACCTACCTGTCATTCAAGTACCACAAGCTCACCCAAAGACGGGGAAAGAAGAAAGCGGCAATGGCGATTGCCCACCACATACTCACAGCATCATACCATATCCTCCGGGATAAATTACCTTACAAGGAACCAGCCCTGAGACCAGAAATCCTGATCGAAAGAAGGAAAGCTGAAATCCAACGGTTAGAAAACCGCGTAAGGAAGTTGAAAATATTAGCGTCCCAATAGAAAGGTCGAGGCTTTTTTTGGTGGACTATACCCCGTAAACAAAACTGATAACAGACGCTAAGCACCCACAGCT includes:
- a CDS encoding IS110 family transposase, which codes for MAVVEFPQLIARGCGLDVHKDTVVASIKGTGIQEETRTFATFTRDLEDLSHWLEGHQITHIAMESTGVYWRPVYYVLEGRFEIILVNARHIKNVPGHKTDKKDSEWIAKLLLSGLLRHSFVPEGWVREIRTLLRHRKKLVNERSREKNRLQNILEDANIKLGSVVSDVFSKTGQGIVDLLMEGITDPVVLSNQAKGSLVNKKQVLQQALYGRFCERHRFMLKLLTQTMGALEKLIEQLDQQIELCLAGKQAELALLQTIPGVSRQSAIGIVSEIGLDMSQFISDKHLASWAGVCPGNNESAGKVRSARTTHGNTYLKTTLIEAAWAASHTMNTYLSFKYHKLTQRRGKKKAAMAIAHHILTASYHILRDKLPYKEPALRPEILIERRKAEIQRLENRVRKLKILASQ